A genome region from Crossiella equi includes the following:
- a CDS encoding sensor histidine kinase, with protein MREQLLAVWGLLVRDRDADWGPPVPLLPGPRAVRLAVALVSTVPLTWMLALTWGEAVNPMAGGLLVLAHLLPWVLSHRRPLTAWRLVLAVLVLLAVLPLVVDLPRVLPGAPPVERPWSVGALALVPPLFAAAARAPRDRRVPLTACTVAAVALASALPAAGLPDSPIPVFLAAAVLVLAFSRARERSTASELAWVSTAMAAEQAKTAVLAERSRIARELHDVIAHHLSMIAVRTDSAPYRLSISDAAVRTELAELGAAARQALHETRGLLGVLREESTAPERAPQPTLADLPALVAESTAAGARVSLLVEGTPGPLGAAAQLAVYRVVQEALSNARRHSPGAPVQVWLRHLGDVLHLVVENDPGTAPPAGSGPGNGLTGMRERVTVVGGTFTAQARQDGGYAVRATIPVRGEGAT; from the coding sequence ATGAGGGAACAGCTGCTGGCGGTGTGGGGCCTGCTGGTCCGCGACCGGGACGCCGACTGGGGCCCGCCGGTGCCACTGCTGCCCGGGCCGAGGGCGGTGCGGCTGGCCGTGGCCCTGGTCAGCACGGTCCCGCTGACCTGGATGCTCGCGCTGACCTGGGGCGAGGCGGTCAACCCGATGGCCGGTGGCCTGCTCGTGCTGGCGCACCTGCTGCCCTGGGTGCTGTCCCACCGCCGCCCGCTCACCGCGTGGCGCCTGGTCCTCGCGGTGCTGGTCCTGTTGGCGGTGCTGCCCCTGGTGGTGGACCTGCCGCGCGTGCTGCCCGGTGCGCCCCCGGTGGAACGGCCGTGGTCGGTCGGGGCACTGGCCCTGGTCCCGCCGCTGTTCGCGGCCGCCGCGCGGGCCCCGCGCGACCGCCGGGTGCCGCTGACCGCGTGCACGGTGGCCGCGGTGGCGCTGGCCTCGGCCCTGCCCGCGGCCGGGCTGCCGGACTCGCCCATCCCGGTGTTCCTGGCGGCAGCGGTCCTGGTCCTGGCGTTCTCCCGGGCCCGGGAGCGCAGCACGGCCAGCGAGCTCGCCTGGGTGAGCACCGCGATGGCGGCCGAGCAGGCCAAGACCGCGGTGCTGGCCGAGCGGTCCCGGATCGCGCGCGAGCTGCACGACGTGATCGCGCACCACCTGTCGATGATCGCGGTACGCACGGACTCCGCGCCCTACCGGCTGTCCATTTCGGACGCGGCGGTGCGGACCGAGCTGGCCGAGCTGGGCGCGGCGGCCCGCCAGGCGCTGCACGAGACCCGCGGCCTGCTGGGCGTGCTGCGCGAGGAGTCCACCGCCCCCGAGCGCGCACCCCAGCCCACCCTGGCCGACCTGCCCGCCCTGGTCGCGGAGAGCACCGCCGCGGGCGCCCGGGTGAGCCTGCTGGTGGAGGGCACTCCGGGCCCGCTGGGCGCGGCGGCGCAGCTCGCCGTCTACCGGGTGGTCCAGGAGGCGCTGAGCAACGCGCGCCGCCACTCCCCCGGCGCCCCGGTCCAGGTGTGGCTGCGCCACCTCGGGGACGTGCTGCACCTGGTGGTGGAGAACGACCCGGGCACCGCGCCCCCGGCGGGCTCGGGCCCGGGCAACGGCCTGACCGGCATGCGCGAGCGGGTCACCGTGGTGGGCGGCACGTTCACCGCCCAGGCGCGGCAGGATGGCGGCTACGCGGTCCGGGCGACGATCCCGGTGCGGGGTGAGGGGGCGACGTGA
- a CDS encoding response regulator — MIRVFVVDDQAMVRESFAALLAAQDGMSVVGTAGDGREALTAIRALDPPPDVVLMDIRMPVLDGLETTRLLLADESTVDRTRVLVLTTFDLDDYVFEALRAGASGFLLKDAPAAELVNAIRVVARGEALLAPAVTRTLIAEFVRSRPAPRARPDRLAALTNRETEVLTLVARGLSNPEIAVELVLSEQTVKTHINRILAKLAVRDRAQAIVLAYETGLVRTGQA; from the coding sequence GTGATCCGGGTGTTCGTGGTGGACGACCAGGCCATGGTCCGGGAGAGCTTCGCGGCCCTGCTCGCCGCCCAGGACGGCATGTCGGTGGTGGGCACGGCGGGGGACGGCCGGGAGGCCCTGACCGCGATCCGGGCGCTGGACCCGCCGCCGGACGTGGTGCTGATGGACATCCGCATGCCGGTCCTGGACGGCCTGGAGACCACGCGCCTGCTGCTCGCCGACGAGTCCACAGTGGACAGAACGCGGGTGCTGGTGCTGACGACCTTCGACCTGGACGACTACGTGTTCGAGGCGCTGCGCGCGGGCGCCAGCGGTTTCCTGCTCAAGGACGCCCCGGCCGCCGAACTGGTCAACGCGATCCGCGTGGTCGCCAGGGGCGAGGCCCTGCTGGCCCCCGCGGTGACCCGGACGCTGATCGCCGAGTTCGTGCGCAGCCGCCCCGCTCCTCGGGCCCGCCCGGACCGCCTGGCCGCCCTGACCAACCGGGAGACCGAGGTGCTCACCCTGGTCGCGCGCGGCCTGTCCAACCCGGAGATCGCGGTGGAGCTGGTGCTCTCCGAGCAGACGGTCAAGACGCACATCAACCGCATCCTGGCGAAGCTGGCGGTGCGGGACCGGGCCCAGGCGATCGTGCTGGCCTACGAGACCGGTCTGGTCCGCACCGGCCAGGCCTGA
- a CDS encoding 3-deoxy-7-phosphoheptulonate synthase produces the protein MYAQTLAAEELAYWQLLPARQQPSWADPTLAAANRAELAARPGLVHWAEVDGLRRWLAEVAGGSAQVVQAGDCAEDPAECTPEHIAGKVAMLDALAGVVGGGSGLPVARVGRFAGQFAKPRSKPNERCGDVDLPSFRGHLVNLPDAEPAARRADADRLLACYDAASTAMTALRAGRRPFGQPVWTSHEALVLDYELPLLRRTDTDETFLASTHWPWIGDRTRQPDGAHVRLLASVANPVACKAGPTTDRSDLLKLCEVLDPHRVPGRLTLIARFGARHIQQLAPLVAAVRAAGHPVIWLTDPMHGNTVSAQGGVKTRLLADLLAEVTQFQQIVRDHGGQPGGLHLEATPFPVTECLGAGVEPDDLSRNYTSLCDPRLNQQQAVTLAAAWR, from the coding sequence GTGTACGCGCAGACGCTCGCGGCGGAGGAGCTCGCCTACTGGCAGCTGCTGCCCGCACGGCAGCAGCCCAGCTGGGCCGACCCGACCCTGGCCGCTGCCAACCGGGCCGAGCTGGCCGCCCGGCCGGGCCTGGTGCACTGGGCCGAGGTCGACGGCCTGCGGCGCTGGCTGGCCGAGGTCGCGGGCGGCAGCGCCCAGGTCGTGCAGGCCGGGGACTGCGCCGAGGACCCGGCGGAGTGCACGCCCGAGCACATCGCGGGCAAGGTGGCCATGCTGGACGCCCTGGCCGGGGTCGTGGGCGGGGGCAGCGGCCTGCCGGTCGCCCGGGTCGGCCGCTTCGCGGGCCAGTTCGCCAAGCCCCGCTCCAAGCCGAACGAGCGCTGCGGCGATGTGGACCTGCCCTCCTTCCGGGGCCACCTGGTCAACCTGCCCGACGCCGAGCCCGCCGCCCGCCGCGCGGACGCCGACCGGCTGCTGGCCTGCTACGACGCGGCCAGCACCGCGATGACGGCCCTGCGCGCGGGCCGTCGCCCGTTCGGCCAGCCGGTGTGGACCTCGCACGAGGCGCTGGTGCTGGACTACGAGCTGCCGCTGCTGCGCCGCACCGACACCGACGAGACCTTCCTGGCCTCCACGCACTGGCCGTGGATCGGCGACCGCACCCGCCAGCCGGACGGCGCGCACGTGCGCCTGCTGGCCTCGGTGGCCAACCCGGTGGCGTGCAAGGCCGGTCCGACCACCGACCGCTCCGACCTGCTGAAGCTGTGCGAGGTGCTGGACCCGCACCGCGTGCCTGGTCGGCTCACGCTCATCGCCCGCTTCGGCGCCCGTCACATCCAGCAGCTGGCGCCCCTGGTGGCCGCGGTGCGCGCGGCCGGGCACCCGGTGATCTGGCTGACCGATCCCATGCACGGCAACACGGTCAGCGCCCAGGGCGGTGTGAAGACCCGCCTGCTGGCCGACCTGCTGGCCGAGGTCACCCAGTTCCAGCAGATCGTGCGCGACCACGGCGGCCAGCCCGGCGGCCTGCACCTGGAGGCCACGCCGTTCCCGGTGACCGAGTGCCTGGGCGCGGGCGTGGAGCCGGACGACCTGTCCCGCAACTACACCTCGCTGTGCGACCCGAGGCTGAACCAGCAGCAGGCGGTGACGCTGGCCGCGGCCTGGCGCTGA
- the dhbC gene encoding isochorismate synthase DhbC, which yields MPTQHEVSAPVSPVELLSGYRAGSSFFFSSPRGTQLAEGVADTVPSAAGPGELGALPARVAALLAERRPGSVVVGAVPFDHNAPAALVVPETVRRAAPLTAEHALPELGMNVPEWEIRPVPEPAEYVRSVRAALDPLRSGELDKVVLARSLELTAPTTVDLGRLLNNLARRDPSGYTFAADLPGRTLVGASPELLLSRRGTSVVSNPLAGSAARSTDPEEDQRRAAALLVSPKDRHEHAVVVEAVAAALRPYCRTLDVPAEPSLVRTATMWHLSTRVTGELADERASALELAAALHPTPAVCGTPVRAARATIGELEPFDRGFYTGMVGWCDAAGDGEWVVTIRCAEADDHSLRLFAGAGIVADSSPEAELAETAAKFRTLLLAMGVEQIA from the coding sequence ATGCCCACGCAGCACGAGGTCTCCGCCCCCGTGAGCCCAGTCGAGCTGCTCTCCGGCTACCGCGCCGGTTCGTCCTTCTTCTTCTCCTCCCCCCGCGGCACGCAGCTGGCCGAGGGCGTGGCGGACACCGTGCCCAGTGCGGCCGGTCCCGGCGAGCTGGGCGCCCTGCCCGCGCGCGTGGCCGCACTGCTGGCCGAGCGCCGCCCCGGTTCGGTCGTGGTCGGCGCGGTGCCCTTCGACCACAACGCCCCCGCCGCGCTCGTGGTGCCCGAGACCGTGCGGCGGGCCGCCCCGCTCACCGCCGAGCACGCGCTGCCCGAGCTGGGCATGAACGTGCCGGAGTGGGAGATCCGCCCGGTGCCCGAACCCGCGGAGTACGTGCGCTCGGTGCGCGCCGCGCTGGACCCGCTGCGCTCGGGCGAGCTGGACAAGGTCGTGCTGGCCCGCTCCCTGGAGCTGACCGCGCCGACCACGGTCGACCTCGGTCGGCTGCTGAACAACCTGGCCCGGCGCGACCCGTCCGGGTACACCTTTGCCGCCGACCTGCCCGGCCGGACCCTGGTCGGGGCCAGCCCGGAGCTGCTGCTGTCCCGCCGCGGGACGAGCGTGGTGTCCAACCCGCTGGCCGGGTCGGCCGCGCGCAGCACGGACCCGGAGGAGGACCAGCGCCGCGCCGCCGCCCTGCTGGTCTCGCCCAAGGACCGGCACGAGCACGCCGTGGTGGTGGAGGCGGTGGCCGCCGCGCTGCGGCCGTACTGCCGCACCCTGGACGTTCCGGCCGAGCCCTCGCTGGTGCGCACCGCGACCATGTGGCACCTGTCCACCCGGGTGACCGGCGAGCTGGCCGACGAGCGCGCCTCCGCGCTGGAGCTGGCCGCCGCCCTGCACCCCACACCCGCGGTGTGCGGCACGCCCGTGCGGGCGGCCCGTGCCACCATCGGGGAGCTGGAACCGTTCGACCGGGGCTTCTACACGGGCATGGTGGGCTGGTGCGACGCGGCCGGTGACGGCGAGTGGGTGGTCACCATCCGCTGTGCTGAGGCCGATGATCACTCGTTGCGGTTGTTCGCGGGCGCGGGCATCGTGGCCGACTCCAGCCCGGAGGCGGAGCTGGCCGAGACAGCCGCTAAGTTCCGCACCTTGTTGCTGGCCATGGGCGTCGAGCAGATCGCCTGA
- a CDS encoding S8 family peptidase, with translation MRKFTVVLGLATMAASLTTGLGSANAEADFVPAKQPVPGSFIVTLADSPSDASADALASRYGGTLQETYTAALKGFHVRGLSPRQARQLAADPAVRRVYQDGTARIAQDNATWGIDRSDQRNLPLDRKYNGVGTGAGVTVYVIDTGVRKSHSEFGGRASHGADFIGDGQNGNDCNGHGTHVAGTVAGKTWGIAKEAKVVAVRALGCNGSAPDSAAVSGMEWITKNGVKPGVVNMSLGMDNVGVGDEALKASVAAGFTYVVAAGNSSADACGVSPARVPEAITVGATGRTDSRAGFSNHGRCLDLFAPGESITSASHSGDTGTATMSGTSMASPHVAGGAALVLGATPGASPAQVASALIGKSTPNVVKNPGSGSPNKLLYVGK, from the coding sequence ATGCGCAAGTTCACGGTCGTTCTCGGCCTGGCCACCATGGCGGCCAGCCTCACCACCGGACTGGGCTCGGCGAACGCGGAGGCGGACTTCGTACCGGCCAAGCAGCCCGTGCCCGGCAGCTTCATCGTCACCCTCGCGGACAGCCCGTCCGACGCCTCCGCCGACGCCCTGGCCTCCCGGTACGGCGGCACGCTCCAGGAGACCTACACCGCCGCGCTCAAGGGCTTCCACGTGCGCGGCCTGTCCCCGCGCCAAGCCCGGCAGCTGGCGGCCGACCCGGCCGTGCGCCGCGTGTACCAGGACGGCACCGCGCGCATCGCCCAGGACAACGCCACCTGGGGCATCGACCGCTCCGACCAGCGCAACCTGCCGCTGGACCGCAAGTACAACGGCGTCGGGACCGGCGCGGGCGTGACCGTGTACGTGATCGACACCGGGGTGCGGAAGTCGCACAGCGAGTTCGGCGGCCGGGCCAGCCACGGCGCGGACTTCATCGGTGACGGCCAGAACGGCAACGACTGCAACGGCCACGGCACGCACGTCGCGGGCACCGTCGCGGGCAAGACCTGGGGCATCGCCAAGGAGGCCAAGGTCGTCGCGGTGCGGGCGCTGGGCTGCAACGGCAGCGCGCCGGACTCGGCCGCGGTGTCCGGGATGGAGTGGATCACCAAGAACGGCGTGAAGCCCGGTGTGGTGAACATGAGCCTGGGCATGGACAACGTGGGTGTCGGCGACGAGGCGCTCAAGGCCTCGGTCGCGGCGGGCTTCACCTACGTGGTGGCCGCGGGCAACAGCTCGGCGGACGCGTGCGGGGTCAGCCCGGCGCGCGTGCCCGAGGCGATCACCGTGGGCGCCACCGGCCGCACCGACAGCCGGGCCGGGTTCTCCAACCACGGTCGCTGCCTCGACCTCTTCGCGCCCGGCGAGAGCATCACCTCGGCCTCGCACAGCGGTGACACCGGGACCGCGACCATGAGCGGCACCTCGATGGCCAGCCCGCACGTCGCCGGTGGTGCCGCGCTGGTGCTGGGCGCCACCCCCGGTGCCAGCCCGGCGCAGGTGGCGAGCGCGCTGATCGGCAAGAGCACGCCGAACGTGGTGAAGAACCCGGGCAGCGGGTCGCCGAACAAGCTGCTCTACGTCGGCAAGTGA
- a CDS encoding ATP-binding protein codes for MAQENGLRTSSPVLVGRHRELGILAEAVARPPALALLEGEAGIGKTRLVRELLGRTGTPALLGHCQPLREPFPYGPVLEALGALGPRLTGGLNPVTGVLRPLLPEIAAKLPPQPEPLGDPAGERHRLFRAVRELLVAAGPVLLVVEDLHWADDGTREVLRFLLDSPPPETSVVLTYRREDLGGALLGSAFRPAHGVSAAVLRLSPLDVAGVRELANAILGTAPAAGFAARLHERTAGIPFVVEEALHALHDTEGGLRTATARRLLDHLRVPVLLREATTERLAALDPLSAKVVRTAAVLGVPAEEDLLAAVVGASPEEVATALVQALAATVLHELPGRRYGFRHSLAREAVYDTITGPERRQLHARAAAELAGAEPTPWMQLARHSRESGQRADWLRHTEAAADQAGAVGEAGLATELYRQLVEAPELTTPDVDRIAGKLGAAAVLGVEQLDDSAVLRRVLADPRLSPAARGTARLNLGFLLVRETGGLAEGHRDIEAAIEELGARSALGAKAMSVLAQPFRGTVPLADNLRWMARVQEAIDSDIDPDLRLNLLANQLGSRVHIGDGTVGPDLARLPRQAASPLGRQHLTRAFCNLGDAYATTGHYRQAREWLAPGLRMAGELGMPFIVSVARATQARLDFSTGTWTGLAQRCARMLEDYRDLRPVATEISLVLGQLAVARGEWPEAERHLGATGLDTPDDAFTPVVMVASAAYTQMLLSREEDESALAHAELGLSIVRRKEIWLWAAELLPLAVRAYLRTGRLPAAVELLATFTERTRDRDAPLASAAALAGEGLLLGAQGRLTAGARALCAAAAAYAALPNPYLAAQARQEAARLRLEAGRPAEPELAEAASAFDGLGATRDAAACRHLLRERGLPAPAPAASARRGRRGYGAELSPREREVARLLGRGRTNREIAEVLFLSPRTVEQHVAKVLRKLGVSSRSDLVDLTR; via the coding sequence ATGGCGCAGGAGAACGGACTCCGCACCAGCTCGCCGGTGCTCGTCGGCCGTCACCGCGAGCTGGGCATCCTGGCCGAGGCGGTGGCGCGGCCACCCGCACTGGCACTGCTGGAGGGCGAGGCCGGGATCGGCAAGACCCGCCTGGTCCGGGAGCTGCTCGGCCGCACCGGCACCCCGGCACTGCTCGGGCACTGCCAGCCGCTGCGCGAGCCGTTCCCGTACGGGCCGGTGCTGGAGGCGCTCGGCGCGCTCGGGCCCCGGCTGACCGGCGGGCTGAACCCGGTGACCGGGGTGCTGCGGCCGCTGCTGCCGGAGATCGCCGCGAAGCTGCCGCCCCAGCCCGAGCCCCTGGGCGACCCGGCGGGTGAGCGGCACCGGCTGTTCCGGGCGGTGCGCGAGCTGCTGGTGGCCGCCGGACCGGTGCTGCTGGTGGTGGAGGACCTGCACTGGGCCGACGACGGCACCCGTGAGGTGCTGCGCTTCCTGCTCGACTCGCCGCCGCCGGAGACCTCGGTGGTGCTCACCTACCGCCGCGAGGACCTGGGCGGGGCGCTGCTGGGCAGCGCGTTCCGGCCCGCGCACGGGGTCAGCGCGGCCGTGCTGCGGCTGAGCCCCCTGGACGTCGCGGGCGTGCGCGAGCTGGCCAACGCAATCCTTGGCACCGCGCCCGCCGCCGGGTTCGCCGCCCGGCTGCACGAGCGCACCGCGGGCATCCCGTTCGTGGTGGAGGAGGCCCTGCACGCCCTGCACGACACCGAGGGCGGGCTGCGCACCGCCACCGCGCGCAGGCTGCTGGACCATCTGCGGGTGCCGGTGCTGCTGCGCGAGGCGACCACCGAGCGCCTGGCCGCGCTGGACCCGTTGTCGGCCAAGGTGGTCCGCACGGCCGCGGTGCTGGGCGTGCCCGCCGAGGAGGACCTGCTCGCCGCGGTCGTCGGTGCCTCGCCGGAGGAGGTCGCCACCGCCCTGGTGCAAGCGTTGGCGGCCACCGTGCTGCACGAGCTGCCCGGCCGCCGCTACGGCTTCCGGCACTCCCTGGCCCGCGAGGCCGTCTACGACACCATCACCGGCCCGGAGCGCAGGCAGCTGCACGCGCGCGCCGCCGCCGAGCTGGCCGGGGCCGAGCCCACCCCGTGGATGCAGCTGGCCCGGCACAGCAGGGAGTCCGGGCAGCGCGCGGACTGGCTGCGGCACACCGAGGCCGCCGCCGACCAGGCGGGCGCGGTCGGCGAGGCGGGTCTGGCCACCGAGCTGTACCGGCAGCTGGTCGAGGCGCCCGAGCTGACCACACCGGACGTGGACCGCATCGCGGGCAAGCTCGGCGCGGCCGCGGTGCTCGGGGTCGAACAGCTGGACGACTCCGCGGTGCTGCGCCGCGTGCTGGCCGATCCCCGCCTGTCCCCCGCCGCGCGCGGCACCGCCCGGCTGAACCTGGGCTTCCTGCTGGTGCGCGAGACCGGCGGGCTGGCCGAGGGGCACCGGGACATCGAGGCGGCCATCGAGGAGCTGGGCGCGCGCTCGGCCCTGGGCGCCAAGGCGATGTCGGTGCTGGCGCAGCCGTTCCGGGGCACCGTGCCGCTGGCGGACAACCTGCGCTGGATGGCCCGCGTGCAGGAGGCCATCGACAGCGACATCGACCCGGACCTGCGGCTGAACCTGCTGGCCAACCAGCTCGGCTCGCGCGTGCACATCGGCGACGGCACGGTCGGCCCGGACCTGGCGCGGCTGCCCCGGCAGGCCGCCAGCCCGCTCGGGCGGCAGCACCTGACCAGGGCCTTCTGCAACCTCGGGGACGCCTACGCCACCACCGGGCACTACCGGCAGGCCCGCGAGTGGCTGGCCCCCGGCCTGCGCATGGCGGGCGAGCTCGGCATGCCGTTCATCGTCAGCGTCGCGCGCGCCACCCAGGCCCGGCTGGACTTCTCCACCGGCACCTGGACCGGGCTGGCGCAGCGGTGCGCGCGGATGCTGGAGGACTACCGCGACCTGCGCCCGGTGGCCACCGAGATCTCCCTGGTGCTGGGCCAGCTGGCGGTGGCGCGCGGGGAGTGGCCGGAGGCCGAGCGGCACCTGGGCGCGACCGGCCTGGACACCCCGGACGACGCGTTCACCCCGGTGGTCATGGTGGCCTCGGCCGCGTACACGCAGATGCTGCTCTCCCGCGAGGAGGACGAGAGCGCGCTCGCGCACGCCGAGCTGGGGCTGTCCATCGTGCGGCGCAAGGAGATCTGGCTGTGGGCGGCCGAGCTGCTGCCGCTGGCCGTGCGGGCGTACCTGCGCACCGGGCGGCTGCCCGCCGCGGTCGAGCTGCTGGCCACCTTCACCGAGCGGACCCGCGACCGGGACGCCCCGCTGGCCTCCGCCGCCGCCCTGGCCGGGGAGGGCCTGCTGCTGGGCGCCCAGGGCAGGCTGACCGCGGGCGCGCGGGCGCTGTGCGCGGCGGCCGCCGCCTACGCCGCGCTGCCCAACCCGTACCTGGCCGCGCAGGCCCGGCAGGAGGCCGCACGGCTGCGGCTGGAGGCGGGGCGGCCCGCCGAACCCGAGCTGGCCGAGGCCGCCTCGGCCTTCGACGGGCTGGGCGCCACCCGGGACGCGGCCGCGTGCAGGCACCTGCTGCGCGAACGCGGCCTGCCCGCGCCCGCACCGGCCGCATCCGCCCGGCGCGGCAGGCGTGGCTACGGCGCCGAGCTGTCCCCGCGCGAGCGCGAGGTGGCCCGGCTGCTCGGGCGCGGGCGGACCAACCGGGAGATCGCCGAGGTCCTCTTCCTGTCACCGCGCACGGTCGAGCAGCACGTGGCGAAGGTGCTACGCAAGCTCGGGGTCAGCTCCAGGAGTGACCTGGTCGATCTCACGCGGTAG
- a CDS encoding NB-ARC domain-containing protein, which produces MELPKLAEELTGRGADLDWLRAMARASRASAPRTVVLTGPTGVGTTALAITLARQLTRDFPGGQFFVNLRANSDRPLHPGAAMGMLLGALGVPRDGIPTELEARARLYRSLLHGRRALIVLDNAVSEAQVQPLLPVSSTCLVMITSRQPLTGLTAVQRLQVEPLAEHEAMAVLGRAVGPHRATAQQEQLRHLARLCGRLPLALRLVGGMLAGHPQLPAVELSKHLLEAGRRIAPTVRGSVPVHAALAVAYRLLRPAAQLALRRLALSPEARYCAEVVSVLTEVTSTEGTAILNELAVSGLLNPVADRDQYTCHEVVRAFAEDRLREESDPIARFAAENRLLDWLIHTAISISSVYEQPKPGALGRFAARDHRLGVDLAGVEEFDRLRATSAVDITTVPQEGRALHLLRQALVLARRLGDKRKEGYVLLYLGTANERLQRHQEGVDHYLRSAAVFREIGSRTGEAAALGNIAHAATPAQRITM; this is translated from the coding sequence TTGGAACTGCCGAAACTCGCCGAAGAGCTCACCGGCCGCGGCGCCGATCTGGACTGGCTGCGGGCCATGGCGAGGGCGTCCCGCGCGTCCGCGCCGCGCACCGTGGTGCTGACCGGCCCGACCGGCGTCGGCACCACCGCACTGGCCATCACCTTGGCCAGGCAGCTGACCCGGGACTTCCCCGGTGGTCAGTTCTTCGTCAACCTCCGGGCCAACAGCGACCGCCCGTTGCACCCGGGGGCTGCCATGGGAATGCTGCTCGGCGCCCTGGGGGTGCCCCGGGATGGCATCCCGACCGAGCTGGAGGCGCGGGCGAGGCTCTACCGCTCGCTGCTGCACGGACGACGCGCGTTGATCGTGCTGGACAACGCGGTCTCCGAGGCACAGGTGCAGCCACTGCTGCCGGTCAGCTCCACCTGCCTGGTGATGATCACCAGCAGGCAGCCGCTGACCGGGCTGACCGCGGTGCAGCGCCTCCAGGTCGAACCGCTGGCCGAACACGAGGCGATGGCCGTGCTGGGCCGTGCCGTCGGTCCGCACCGGGCGACCGCCCAGCAGGAGCAGCTGCGCCACCTCGCCCGCCTGTGCGGGAGGCTGCCCCTGGCACTGCGACTGGTCGGCGGCATGCTGGCCGGTCACCCCCAGCTGCCCGCCGTCGAGCTGAGCAAGCACCTGCTCGAGGCGGGACGCCGGATCGCACCGACCGTGCGAGGGAGCGTGCCCGTGCACGCCGCCCTCGCCGTGGCCTACCGGTTGCTGCGCCCGGCCGCCCAGCTGGCCCTGCGCCGCCTGGCCCTCTCCCCTGAGGCCAGGTACTGCGCGGAGGTGGTCAGCGTGCTCACCGAGGTGACCTCGACCGAGGGCACCGCGATCCTCAACGAGCTGGCCGTCAGCGGCCTGCTCAACCCGGTCGCCGACCGGGACCAGTACACCTGCCACGAGGTGGTCCGGGCCTTCGCCGAGGACCGGCTGCGCGAGGAGAGCGACCCCATCGCCCGCTTCGCCGCGGAGAACCGCCTGCTGGACTGGCTGATCCACACCGCGATCAGCATCAGCAGCGTCTACGAGCAGCCGAAACCCGGTGCCCTGGGCCGTTTCGCGGCCCGGGACCACCGGCTCGGCGTCGACCTGGCCGGGGTGGAGGAGTTCGACCGCCTCCGCGCCACCTCCGCGGTGGACATCACCACCGTCCCCCAGGAGGGCCGGGCCCTGCACCTGCTGCGGCAGGCGCTGGTACTGGCACGACGGCTCGGCGACAAGCGCAAGGAGGGGTACGTGCTGCTCTACCTGGGCACGGCCAACGAACGCCTCCAGCGCCACCAGGAAGGCGTCGACCACTACCTGCGGTCGGCCGCGGTGTTCCGGGAGATCGGCAGCCGCACCGGCGAGGCGGCGGCACTGGGCAACATCGCCCACGCGGCGACCCCGGCCCAGCGGATCACCATGTAG
- a CDS encoding class I SAM-dependent methyltransferase, with product MGSPTRQKLDSWLLGLDVDRYYREMGARIAGLPDGPVLEIPAGNGPLLRAAPGYRSRGPWIFADLSWHLLRQLATKIEQLGLRKHLVIRADACALPIVDGGVAGAVSMFGLHCFHDKPAVFGELRRVVREDGQIAVSTLTTDGNRLSRAYHRWSQQDGTFAPDNSWAEIATAARAQGLELHGTTGLGSARVFTARPKVL from the coding sequence ATGGGCAGCCCCACCCGGCAGAAGCTGGACTCCTGGCTGCTGGGCCTGGACGTGGACCGCTACTACCGGGAGATGGGCGCGCGCATCGCGGGCCTGCCGGACGGTCCGGTCCTGGAGATCCCGGCGGGCAACGGCCCGCTGCTGCGCGCCGCCCCGGGCTACCGCTCCCGCGGCCCGTGGATCTTCGCCGACCTGTCCTGGCACCTGCTGCGCCAGCTGGCGACCAAGATCGAACAGCTGGGCCTGCGCAAGCACCTGGTCATCCGCGCGGACGCCTGCGCACTGCCCATTGTGGACGGAGGAGTGGCGGGGGCGGTCTCGATGTTCGGCCTCCACTGCTTCCACGACAAGCCCGCGGTCTTCGGCGAGCTCCGGCGCGTGGTGCGCGAGGACGGCCAGATCGCGGTCAGCACGCTCACCACCGACGGGAACAGGCTGTCGCGGGCCTACCACCGCTGGAGCCAGCAGGACGGCACCTTCGCGCCGGACAACTCGTGGGCCGAGATCGCGACCGCGGCCCGTGCCCAGGGTCTGGAGCTGCACGGCACCACGGGCCTTGGCTCGGCCAGGGTCTTCACCGCCCGACCGAAGGTGCTGTGA
- a CDS encoding pyridoxamine 5'-phosphate oxidase family protein produces the protein MEATDRAISILRNNRYVVLATTDAQGPWAAALAHAPAAPNHLYFASQNDSRHARALTADPRVAGVVYNSTVVSDDADGIQLSGHCEAVHDDDQLLLFLKRSSDILADPLEEEFAFFRQAEGLTLYKITVDQVWVLDQKRYLEEAVDAREEVDVSRLFAEVEAGYAD, from the coding sequence GTGGAAGCCACGGACCGGGCAATCTCGATTCTTCGGAACAACCGGTACGTCGTGCTGGCCACGACCGACGCGCAGGGCCCGTGGGCAGCCGCGCTGGCCCACGCCCCGGCCGCCCCGAACCACCTCTACTTCGCCTCGCAGAACGACTCCCGGCACGCCCGGGCGCTCACCGCCGACCCCCGGGTGGCCGGGGTGGTCTACAACTCCACGGTGGTCTCCGACGACGCCGACGGCATCCAGCTCAGCGGCCACTGCGAGGCCGTGCACGACGATGACCAGCTACTTCTCTTCCTGAAGCGCTCCAGCGACATCCTCGCCGACCCGCTGGAGGAGGAGTTCGCCTTCTTCCGGCAGGCCGAGGGCCTGACCCTGTACAAGATCACCGTCGACCAGGTCTGGGTGCTCGACCAGAAGCGGTACCTCGAGGAGGCGGTGGACGCCCGCGAGGAGGTCGACGTCAGCAGGCTGTTCGCCGAGGTGGAGGCCGGATATGCCGACTGA